From the Acidobacteriota bacterium genome, one window contains:
- a CDS encoding metal ABC transporter permease yields the protein MFELGFSARNVLIGASLLGVAGGLLGSFALLRRQSLLGDALAHAALPGVCLAFLLTGSKSPGVLLAGALVAGLLGALIILAIVRNSRIKEDTSIGIVLSVFFGGGIVLLTVIQKMPMGNQTGLDKYLFGQAATLMPRDLRVMGVLVAIVLVLTWLFYKEFKLLCFDREFQASLGTPVRWLEILMTTLLVTVVVIGLQTVGVVLVVATLITPAAAARQWTERLGVMLFLAVVIGGGSGALGALWSASAASMPTGPVIVLCSSGALVLSILFGRSRGILWSSLRARTVAQRIRRENLLKDLYRWGESPGEDWTSEVSINLLTGMRGQGASRLLRVARALRRRGLLERTNAGMRLTPDGLLQAESIVRKHRLWETYLTRKLDLASDHVHRDADLMEHALDEEAVALLDERLGYPGIDPHGQPIPPRRAA from the coding sequence ATGTTCGAACTCGGATTCTCTGCGCGTAACGTGCTGATCGGCGCCAGCCTTCTAGGGGTCGCTGGCGGACTGTTGGGTTCGTTTGCATTGTTGCGACGACAGAGCCTCCTCGGCGATGCCCTGGCCCACGCGGCACTTCCGGGCGTCTGTCTTGCGTTCCTGCTTACGGGATCCAAGTCGCCGGGTGTACTTCTGGCCGGTGCCCTGGTCGCGGGGTTGCTCGGGGCGTTGATCATCCTGGCGATCGTGCGGAACTCCCGCATCAAGGAGGACACTTCCATCGGCATCGTACTCTCGGTCTTCTTCGGCGGCGGAATCGTCCTCCTGACCGTGATCCAGAAGATGCCGATGGGGAATCAGACCGGCCTGGACAAGTACCTGTTTGGTCAGGCGGCGACGCTGATGCCGAGAGACCTCAGGGTCATGGGAGTGCTCGTCGCCATCGTCCTCGTGCTGACGTGGCTGTTCTACAAGGAGTTCAAGCTTCTCTGTTTCGACCGAGAGTTTCAGGCCAGCCTGGGAACACCGGTCCGCTGGCTCGAGATTCTCATGACGACGCTCCTGGTGACCGTCGTCGTCATCGGACTCCAGACCGTGGGCGTCGTTCTCGTCGTCGCGACGCTGATCACTCCAGCGGCGGCCGCGCGACAGTGGACGGAACGGCTGGGGGTCATGTTGTTTCTTGCCGTCGTGATCGGCGGAGGCTCCGGAGCACTCGGCGCCCTGTGGAGCGCTTCGGCGGCATCGATGCCGACGGGACCGGTGATCGTCCTCTGTAGTAGCGGTGCCCTTGTGCTCTCGATCCTATTCGGCCGATCCCGGGGCATCTTGTGGTCGTCCTTGCGCGCGCGAACCGTCGCTCAACGCATTCGACGCGAGAACCTACTGAAGGACCTCTATCGTTGGGGTGAGTCACCCGGTGAAGACTGGACCTCCGAGGTCTCGATCAACCTTCTCACCGGAATGCGTGGCCAGGGAGCGTCACGACTCCTGCGTGTTGCCCGTGCGCTGCGACGTCGCGGACTGCTCGAACGAACGAACGCCGGCATGAGACTCACACCCGACGGTCTACTGCAAGCCGAGAGCATCGTCCGCAAGCATCGACTGTGGGAGACCTACCTCACCCGGAAATTGGATCTTGCGAGCGACCACGTCCATCGGGATGCCGACCTGATGGAGCATGCCCTCGATGAAGAGGCGGTGGCCCTACTCGACGAGCGTCTCGGCTATCCCGGGATTGATCCCCACGGCCAACCGATCCCACCCCGGAGAGCGGCATGA
- a CDS encoding metal ABC transporter permease encodes MSSTIVILLVASVAAASCAIVGTFLVLRRMALLGDAISHAVLPGIVIAFLMTGDRSPLPMVIGAGALGVVTVFLVEMFLRTRRLKEDASIGVVFPALFSIGVILISRYAGQVDLDLDCVLYGEIAYSPLDLVIYRDVVLGPKALWINGAILLVNLLFVGLLFKELKLTTFDAQLAATLGFSPILVHYLLMSSVSLTVVGAFESVGAILVLALLVVPPAAAYLWTDRLNILLTLAVSFGVLSAIGGYFLARWWDASIAGSIALATGIVFLFSLTFSGQHGVLGRWRVHRKLGWAMAEQLMLLHMDSGRPMPLDVLVQRFSWPRGRFDRVVSRLLAKDWISRDADGLRLTTRGAEALETSGQSELRHPLVPV; translated from the coding sequence ATGAGTTCGACGATCGTCATCCTGCTGGTGGCCTCGGTTGCGGCGGCTTCGTGTGCCATCGTCGGAACGTTTCTTGTCCTACGACGCATGGCCCTCCTGGGGGATGCGATCAGCCACGCCGTGCTGCCGGGAATCGTGATTGCATTCTTGATGACCGGTGATCGCTCTCCGTTACCGATGGTCATCGGTGCCGGTGCGCTCGGTGTCGTCACCGTGTTCCTCGTCGAGATGTTCCTCCGAACCCGACGCCTGAAGGAAGATGCGTCCATCGGTGTCGTCTTCCCCGCCCTGTTTTCTATCGGCGTCATCCTCATCAGCCGTTATGCCGGGCAGGTAGACCTGGATCTCGACTGCGTGCTTTACGGTGAGATTGCCTACTCGCCCCTGGACCTCGTCATCTATCGCGATGTGGTACTTGGCCCGAAGGCTCTGTGGATCAATGGAGCGATCCTACTCGTCAACCTCCTGTTCGTCGGACTTCTGTTCAAGGAGCTCAAGCTCACGACCTTCGATGCGCAGCTTGCCGCGACGTTGGGGTTCTCGCCGATTCTCGTGCATTACCTGCTGATGAGTTCCGTCTCATTGACGGTGGTCGGAGCGTTCGAGTCGGTCGGTGCGATCCTCGTGCTGGCCCTCCTCGTGGTTCCTCCTGCGGCGGCGTACCTGTGGACCGATCGATTGAACATCCTCCTGACTCTTGCGGTCAGCTTCGGCGTCCTGTCGGCGATCGGTGGCTACTTCCTGGCCCGTTGGTGGGACGCGTCAATCGCCGGCTCGATCGCATTGGCAACCGGCATCGTCTTTCTCTTCTCTCTCACGTTCTCGGGTCAACACGGTGTTCTCGGACGCTGGCGTGTTCATCGCAAACTCGGTTGGGCGATGGCCGAACAACTGATGCTGCTGCACATGGATTCGGGACGACCAATGCCGCTGGACGTCCTCGTCCAGCGCTTCTCGTGGCCCCGCGGTAGGTTCGACCGGGTCGTCTCGCGCCTGCTGGCGAAGGACTGGATATCCCGGGATGCCGATGGTCTTCGTCTAACGACCCGGGGTGCGGAGGCCCTTGAGACCTCCGGCCAGAGCGAACTACGTCATCCGCTGGTTCCGGTCTGA